The Methanobrevibacter millerae genome includes the window TAGAATACATTAAAAAACACCTACTTAAAATGAATCACATAATTCTTTTAACTCAGCTACAGCAGTATGATGTATTTTACCAGTGTTACGGTCACCGCCAACACAGGCAGCGCCTCTGATACCAACTACATCACAACCAATATCATGTAATGGTTTTAATTGATCTTTTTTAACAGAACCTGCGAGAGCAGTTTTTAAATTATAACTATGAGCTTCTTCAACAAATTCAGTTAGTTTATCAATATCCAAATAATCAAATAAAGTATGACCATCCTTTACAGCAGTATCTAACATTGCCAAATCACAGTTTGCATCACGAGCTACTTTCGGAATTTCCATAGGATCAACAGCACCAACACGATGAGCATCAGCATATCCAGCAGCCACAACAATAGTGTCTGGACTTACGTCTTTAACAGTTTTAGATACATTTTTCATAACTTCAACAGCTTCGTCGTAGTTTTTGGTTCCGTATAATCCTACTTTGATATAATCTGCTCCTGAAACATGAGCTCCCATTGCCGCAAGAGAAACAGTACCTGGTTTGTAAGGCACATCTCCTAAAGTAGCACTAACTAATTTATCTTCAGGAGTTAATTCCCTAATCTCTTTAATAACCCAAGGGAAATTAGCACCTAAAGATCCTTCTTTAGGATTTTTAACATCAACAATATCCGCTCCACCTTTAATAGATTCAAGAGCTTCTTCATGGTTTATAGGACTAATTAATAGAAGCATGTATTTCCTCCGTTTATAATAATAAAATATTAAAATATAATATATTTATATTTAGTATTCCTTCTTTATAAGTATATGCTTTGAAGATAGAAAAAAATAGTAAAAATCAGTATGGTGAATCGTTATTACTTACATTATCCTTGATTTTGCCATGTACTTTAGGATAAAAACCAACTTCCGAAGATAATTTTCTCATATTTTCAATTATTTCATTTGTTGGAATGGCTACAGGACAATTTAGAGTGCATAATCCACATAAGGTGCACATGTAAAGGCCTGATTCATAGCATGTCTCATCATCTTCAATGAATTTGGACATTGCAACACCACGACCTCCCAAATAATTATTAAAACCGAATTCATTGCCGACAGCATTATAAACAGGACAATGCACAACACAGTTTCCACAGCCGATACACCAAAGACACTCTTCACTGGCTGAACTTCTTCCATTATCCAAAAATATTACAACTACCCTTTCAGCACCATACATATTCTTTAGAAGTTTTTTTTCGATGTCTGCGGTTTTTGACGGTCCGGAAATTACATTCATATATGATGTCACATAGTTTCCTGTTGCATAAACAGTTTCAAGTTTTGCAACAGAAATTGCGTCTTCCAATGTAGGTACAATTTTATCGATTCCAGCCACAATTATATGCAAGTCTTTTAGTGAAACCAGTGAAATATTACCCTCATTGTGAACCATTACGCATGACCCTTCTTCGGATGCTATTGCATTAGCACCAGATATACCTACACTTGCATTTTCCAGGCGATTTAATACATCACTTCTGACAAGTTCCATAATTTCACGAGGAATTGGATTGACATTGCTGTCAAGGGAATCATTGACAATATTTGTTATTTCAGACACATTCAAATGAGAAGCAGGACCTGTTGGATGGACTGGCTTATTATCCGTTTTTTTAAGCTGCAATATTCTGTCACCCAAATCCGTTTCAACAACATCCCATTTTTTATTAGCCAACTCATCCTTAAGATTAATTTCACCTAATGTGTTTGACTTAGCTTTGGCAATTACCTTATTGTCATAGCAATCAATTAAATCAAAAATAATATTTATGGCATCTTCCTTGGTTTCAGCAAACTCTACATCAATGCCATTGCGTTTGAATGATTCAATGGCATGGCTGTATAATTCTTTAGAATTTTCAATAGAATATTTTTTAATTTCACGAACCCTCTTTTCCAATCTTTTTACCTGAGGAGAATCCTTAATTTCAGATGATCTTGACTTTACTGTATTGAATGACATTCTCATGGTTTCAAGTTCACTGCTCTTCATTAATATCACCATATCTTACTAAAAATTCTGTCAAGTCAAACACATCAATACCATGATCTTTTAAGTTAAGCTTGCAAAAGGGACACGGTGTGACCAATAAGTCCGCATCAGTATCAATAGCCTGTTTTATACGTGAATCAGCCATTTGAGATGCAATTTCAGGATAAGCAGATTTTACTCCACCACCAGCACCACAGCAAATGCTATTTTCACGAACATTTTCCATTTCAACCATATTCGCAACATTTGAAATGACATTTCTAGGCTCATCAAATACATCGCAATGACGTCCCAAATGACAGGAATCATGATAGGTAACTTTTAAATCATGTTTTTTGAAATTCAATTTTCCCTCATCAATCAACTGATTTAAAAATTGTGAAATATGAATAACATCAAGGCCTTCATAATCATCTTTTAACGTCTTATAACATCCAGCACATGAAGTTAATATGAGTTCTCCACTTAAAACTTCACTATTTTTTTGAATCTGTTTTTGAGCTTCATCGACAAAACCTGTTCTCAACAATACAGACCCACAGCATTTTTCATCATCCAAAACTCTATAGTCCACACCTGCCAAATCCAATAACATTTCTGTTGCATCTTTTATGGAAGTTTCCTTTTCACGTGCAGTGCAACCTCTAAAGTATATCATAGACTTATTCTTCCTCATCATCCACGTTTATTTCGTTGTTAAGTGCAACTTCCTTAACAAGAGTATTTAAATTATTTTGCATTTTATCAACAATGAAATATAACTTTAAAATGGTATAGAACAAAATTACAAATACTAATATAATGATAAAGTCCAAACCACGAGTTATACCGAATAATCGTGCAAATGTAATACTGATATCTGGAAAAATTGCAAATAAACTAACAACAATCCAGAATATAGACCATAAAACAACAGTTGCAAATGAATTTTTTCCCTTCAAATATCTTGTAATAAACCATATGATAGCAATTACAGAAATTATAGGAAATATTAAAGCATATAAATACATATTTTCACCTTAAAATTGATGTTTAATCATTTGGAACAAAATTTTAAGTGCAACAGTCACATTTGTTCCTTTAGCTTGAGTTTCAGGAGTATAAATTGTTTGAATTGGGACTTCTGCAAAAGGAATATTATTGTCATTGACTTCACGTATGAATTCAGAAGAAATGAGATATCCTACAGCATTGATAGAAATCTTATCCAACGCATCAACGGTTATGGCTCTAAAACCCGTTTGAGAATCACTTACGTCCACCCTATAAAATATCTTTGTTAAAAAATTCATGACGGAATTTGCAAAGCTTCTGGTTTTTGGCATATCCTCAAAAGGTCTTACACCAATTACTGCTTCAGCTTCACCAGTAACCAATGGTTTTATCATTTCATCCAAGTCATCAGCTGAATGCTGCCCATCAGAATCCATACTGACAACATATTTTGGGTTGAATCTTAAAACAGCTTCAAAACCTGTTTGGGTAGCTATACCAACTCCCCTATTAATCATCAGAGAAAAAATATGTATCTTATCAGGAAATTCTTTTTTTACCTGTTTAACAACTTCCAAAGTATTGTCTGATGAACCGTCATTTACAATGACCATATTATAACCTTTACTGGCTATATCCACTATAACCGGCCTGATTCTTGTAGCTTCATTATATGCTGGAAGAACCACATACGTTGCATTTTTATCTTCCTCAGTTATTTCATGTCCCATATATCCACCTATAATGGTCCGGCATCTTCTTTTCCTTCACGCATTCCCATTCCAGCTTCTTTTCTCATAGCTTTTCTATGATACATCATCTTTATTAAATTTTGAGCATGTTCACGTGCTCTGTTTTCAGCCAATTTGCTTAATTCAACAGGGTCTTCTTCCTCATCCTCATGAACAAAAACCTCTAAAATATGAGTATTTGTCATGAGCTGCGCATTGATAAGGCCTGTTGATGCTTCATGAGCACACATCTTGTCCTTTTCCATAGGTCCCGGCATTCCAAGAGCCATTACAATATCACAGTTTTCCTCTTCTATGAGGATTTTAGCTGTTACCGGCAAGTCTTTAACACCAGGAACGGTCTCACGAATTATTTGTAAATCATAAGCATTATTTTTAAGCTCATCTATAGCAGCAGACGCCATATCAAAACGAGCAAATGTTGTATCACAAATTCCAATCCTCATCAATTTCACCTTATAAAAAAATATGTTAATTAATAATATATAATGATTTGTAAAAATAATATGGTATTAAAAATTATTACTGCAAGTAATACTTTTAAAATAAGATTTATTATAAAAATTAGTGAATAAAAAAAATTAGTTTTTGTTAACAAGTTTCAAAAACTTCTCCTTTGCTTCTTCAACAGTCAATGGATAGTCATTATCCATATCAAATCCTTCAGCTTCAATCTGTTGAAATAACTCAGTAACAATAGGAATTTTTAAATTAGCACTTTCAAGTATATCTGGCCGAGAAAATATATCCTTAGGAGTTCCTTCAGCAATTAATTCACCCCCAACCAATACAAAAACCCTATTTGCATAATCAGGGACCAAATCAACTTCATGAGTTGAAATAACAATAGTAATTCCTTCATCATTTAGTTCTTTAAGCAATTTAACTAAATTAGTAACACCCTG containing:
- a CDS encoding DUF2304 domain-containing protein produces the protein MYLYALIFPIISVIAIIWFITRYLKGKNSFATVVLWSIFWIVVSLFAIFPDISITFARLFGITRGLDFIIILVFVILFYTILKLYFIVDKMQNNLNTLVKEVALNNEINVDDEEE
- a CDS encoding glycosyltransferase family 2 protein; translated protein: MGHEITEEDKNATYVVLPAYNEATRIRPVIVDIASKGYNMVIVNDGSSDNTLEVVKQVKKEFPDKIHIFSLMINRGVGIATQTGFEAVLRFNPKYVVSMDSDGQHSADDLDEMIKPLVTGEAEAVIGVRPFEDMPKTRSFANSVMNFLTKIFYRVDVSDSQTGFRAITVDALDKISINAVGYLISSEFIREVNDNNIPFAEVPIQTIYTPETQAKGTNVTVALKILFQMIKHQF
- the ribC gene encoding riboflavin synthase, giving the protein MRIGICDTTFARFDMASAAIDELKNNAYDLQIIRETVPGVKDLPVTAKILIEEENCDIVMALGMPGPMEKDKMCAHEASTGLINAQLMTNTHILEVFVHEDEEEDPVELSKLAENRAREHAQNLIKMMYHRKAMRKEAGMGMREGKEDAGPL
- a CDS encoding LUD domain-containing protein → MKSSELETMRMSFNTVKSRSSEIKDSPQVKRLEKRVREIKKYSIENSKELYSHAIESFKRNGIDVEFAETKEDAINIIFDLIDCYDNKVIAKAKSNTLGEINLKDELANKKWDVVETDLGDRILQLKKTDNKPVHPTGPASHLNVSEITNIVNDSLDSNVNPIPREIMELVRSDVLNRLENASVGISGANAIASEEGSCVMVHNEGNISLVSLKDLHIIVAGIDKIVPTLEDAISVAKLETVYATGNYVTSYMNVISGPSKTADIEKKLLKNMYGAERVVVIFLDNGRSSASEECLWCIGCGNCVVHCPVYNAVGNEFGFNNYLGGRGVAMSKFIEDDETCYESGLYMCTLCGLCTLNCPVAIPTNEIIENMRKLSSEVGFYPKVHGKIKDNVSNNDSPY
- a CDS encoding (Fe-S)-binding protein codes for the protein MIYFRGCTAREKETSIKDATEMLLDLAGVDYRVLDDEKCCGSVLLRTGFVDEAQKQIQKNSEVLSGELILTSCAGCYKTLKDDYEGLDVIHISQFLNQLIDEGKLNFKKHDLKVTYHDSCHLGRHCDVFDEPRNVISNVANMVEMENVRENSICCGAGGGVKSAYPEIASQMADSRIKQAIDTDADLLVTPCPFCKLNLKDHGIDVFDLTEFLVRYGDINEEQ
- a CDS encoding (5-formylfuran-3-yl)methyl phosphate synthase, with protein sequence MLLLISPINHEEALESIKGGADIVDVKNPKEGSLGANFPWVIKEIRELTPEDKLVSATLGDVPYKPGTVSLAAMGAHVSGADYIKVGLYGTKNYDEAVEVMKNVSKTVKDVSPDTIVVAAGYADAHRVGAVDPMEIPKVARDANCDLAMLDTAVKDGHTLFDYLDIDKLTEFVEEAHSYNLKTALAGSVKKDQLKPLHDIGCDVVGIRGAACVGGDRNTGKIHHTAVAELKELCDSF